In a genomic window of Phragmites australis chromosome 14, lpPhrAust1.1, whole genome shotgun sequence:
- the LOC133890389 gene encoding SKP1-like protein 1B, whose product MATEKGATEAEKDACDGSKEITLKSSKGKEFRVSEAVARLLSIVARGHDQRRPDSDPSAATGNSSVNTAASENLEKWDRELVDGLGQDALYDLIIAANYLDIQGLLNATGQKVTDMMKCKTTAQF is encoded by the exons ATGGCGACGGAGAAGGGAGCGACGGAGGCGGAGAAGGATGCATGTGACGGCAGCAAGGAGATCACCCTGAAGAGCTCGAAGGGGAAGGAGTTCCGTGTGTCGGAGGCGGTGGCGCGGCTGTTGTCGATCGTCGCGCGCGGCCATGATCAGCGAAG GCCCGACTCCGACCCCAGCGCCGCGACCGGCAACAGCAGCGTCAACACCGCGGCATCCGAGAACCTGGAGAAGTGGGACCGCGAGCTCGTCGACGGCCTCGGCCAGGACGCCCTCTACGACCTCATCATCGCCGCCAACTACCTCGACATCCAAGGGCTCCTCAACGCCACCGGCCAGAAGGTCACCGACATGATGAAGTGCAAGACCACGGCGCAGTTTTAA